The sequence CCACTCTTGTAATGAAATACTTGCCGAGACCCTTTTCCACGCACAACTTGAATGCAGTCCCTTCTTCCACAACCACGTATCCAAATTCCGAGCCTTCAGCCAGGAAGTCAAACGAGTTGATTATCAACCTTCGGTAATCGAAAGTCTCAAGGAAGAAGTTCTGGGTTTCAGGAATTGGTATTGTCTCCCTAATGACCTGCGTGCCCGTTGGAAGACTTACGGGGTTCTCTTCCATTTCAGGCTGATCAACTATTGGAGAAAGAACCGAATTGCGGATTTCTTCAATTATGAGTTCCGATCTCTTGTTTTCTTCCCTGAGTACTATCGCGTAACCACCGAGCGTGAGAACTATCGCAGACAGACCAAGGACGACAACAATCAGAGCCTTCAAAACATAATCGTGCGATCCTTCATTCATACAAAGCTCTCCAATCCCCTCCAAGTCTTTTCTCTAACAAACCTTTCAAACACTTTGGATCCAACGAAGAGCGTTTTATCAAGTCCTTCGTCGGGCATGCTGATTCTCACACCGCCCTTTTGATCAATCACATCCACTAGAGAAGACATGTCGATCCTTGAAGTCCAATCCTCTTTCCATAGTAGCCTGACAGACCGAAAGAAATCCTCGGCAATTTTGTTGTCATTTGCTCCCAATTCTTCAGCAAGGCGCAATTCGATCATTGCTCCGACGATCAGAGAAACTTGATTTCCTGCCCTCAGTCTCGAAGCTGTTTCAATGTGCCTCGCAATTTCCCCGCCAACAACTGATTTCCCAATCTCTATTCCAGTCAAATAAGCTTTTGCCGAGGAGAAAATCACATCATCCCAAAGCTCAGCTGATACTTCGCTGCCGGCAACTAAATGATTAAAGAGATACTTGAACAACCTCTTGTCGAAGGAAAGCGCAACTAGCAGGGGAAAGAGAAAATTGCTGCGCGACAAGTGGCTGTAAGACCAGAAGCTGATAGATGAATCGATAAAGACTTTGTTGGGCAGTCCTTTTGACGAAAGTAAGTCTTTCACGAACTCGAAATTCACTCCGAATCCATTCACAGCAGGCATTATTTGACTTACAGTAGTCGTGGGAAAAAGGAAGAGCTTCTCAACTTCTGCATGACCTGCAGATGCGTAGCCTACAAGATCGATAATTGAACCTCCACCAATTACGGTAATAGCTTTGCTCTTGGACGTCCTTATCAGCTGATAGATTTCGAACACTCTATCAACTGACTTTATGTGTTCACCGCCAGGCATCAGATATTCGTCTTCCAAACTCTTTCCAAAAAACTTCCTGAATCCCGAGTCGACTATTCTTAC comes from Mesotoga infera and encodes:
- a CDS encoding sporulation protein, which produces MNEGSHDYVLKALIVVVLGLSAIVLTLGGYAIVLREENKRSELIIEEIRNSVLSPIVDQPEMEENPVSLPTGTQVIRETIPIPETQNFFLETFDYRRLIINSFDFLAEGSEFGYVVVEEGTAFKLCVEKGLGKYFITRVGDGFGVMFLGENPLAGLYDSKTAYGIQLVSHTVSDGIAPQVMDLRSAGFPAFVYKSVTADGRTFYAAILGVFPDATAAREYSSTVDVEALQRTTGWNITDRFPRQLK
- a CDS encoding 3-dehydroquinate synthase, with product MRRIAFTKESADRCQLIFGKDLIDRLPQSVRIVDSGFRKFFGKSLEDEYLMPGGEHIKSVDRVFEIYQLIRTSKSKAITVIGGGSIIDLVGYASAGHAEVEKLFLFPTTTVSQIMPAVNGFGVNFEFVKDLLSSKGLPNKVFIDSSISFWSYSHLSRSNFLFPLLVALSFDKRLFKYLFNHLVAGSEVSAELWDDVIFSSAKAYLTGIEIGKSVVGGEIARHIETASRLRAGNQVSLIVGAMIELRLAEELGANDNKIAEDFFRSVRLLWKEDWTSRIDMSSLVDVIDQKGGVRISMPDEGLDKTLFVGSKVFERFVREKTWRGLESFV